The Labeo rohita strain BAU-BD-2019 chromosome 19, IGBB_LRoh.1.0, whole genome shotgun sequence genome window below encodes:
- the pals2b gene encoding LOW QUALITY PROTEIN: MAGUK p55 subfamily member 6b (The sequence of the model RefSeq protein was modified relative to this genomic sequence to represent the inferred CDS: inserted 1 base in 1 codon) codes for MILTVGETFSNGAGSNSDAETGEGVSELVESEDTSGAMQQVLDNLGELPATTGAKDIDLIFLKGIMESPIVRSLAKAHERLEDVKLEAVQENNVELVTEILGDISGLSVRDDSAAELSKILQEPHFQSLLEAHDMVASKCYEAPPPPEVTNDAAVNNALMQADAVRMIGIRKKAGEPLGVTFRMDKGDLVIARILHGGLIDRQGLLHVGDVIKEVNGKDVGNNPTELQEMLKECSGGITLKILPSYRDAPAPPQVYVQPHFDYNPANDNLIPCREAGLAFKRGDILQIVNREDPNWWQACHLTEGGTGLIPSQFLEEKRKAFVPKDLDGAGILCGTITGKKKXKKMMYLTAKNAEFDRHELQIYEEVARMPPFQRKTLILIGAQGVGRRSLKNRLVVLHPTRFGTTVPHTSRRPRNDEQDGQSYRFVTRLEMEMDIKAGRYLEHGEYDGNLYGTKIDSIHEVVNTGRTCILDVNPQALKVLKTAEFMPYVVFIAAPEFDTLKAMHKAVVDAGLTTKQLTDVDLKKTVDESARILRAYRHYFDLIIVNDNLDCAFEKLQSAVDQLCTEPQWVPVSWVY; via the exons ATGATTCTCACTGTGGGCGAAACGTTCTCAAACGGAGCAGGTTCTAACTCGGATGCCGAAACTGGGGAGGGGGTGTCTGAACTTGTTGAGAGCGAAGATACTTCTGGAG CTATGCAGCAGGTGTTGGATAACCTGGGCGAGTTGCCCGCCACCACCGGGGCTAAAGACATTGACCTCATCTTCCTCAAAGGCATCATGGAGAGTCCTATCGTCCGCTCGCTGGCCAAG GCTCATGAGCGTTTGGAGGATGTGAAATTGGAGGCAGTGCAGGAGAATAACGTTGAGCTTGTGACTGAGATTTTGGGTGACATCAGTGGACTGAGCGTACGAGATGACAGTGCTGCAGAGCTCTCCAAAATCCTGCAGGAGCCCCATTTTCAG TCTCTTCTGGAGGCCCACGACATGGTGGCATCAAAATGCTATGAAGCCCCGCCCCCTCCTGAAGTGACCAATGATGCAGCAGTAAACAACGCTCTCATGCAGGCTGATGCAGTCAGGATGATTGGCATCCGGAAGAAAGCAGGAGAACCTCTG GGTGTGACCTTCCGAATGGACAAGGGTGACCTAGTAATCGCTCGCATACTTCACGGAGGGCTGATTGACAGGCAGGGGCTGCTGCATGTGGGTGACGTCATAAAGGAGGTCAACGGGAAGGACGTTGGCAATAATCCCACTGAACTCCAGGAAATGCTCAAAGAATGTAGTGGAGGAATAACACTGAAAATACTGCCCAGCTACAGAGACGCTCCGGCGCCACCACAG GTTTATGTGCAGCCACATTTTGACTACAATCCAGCCAATGACAATCTGATTCCATGCAGAGAGGCGGGGCTTGCTTTCAAAAGGGGTGATATCCTGCAGATTGTCAACCGAGAAGACCCAAACTGGTGGCAG GCATGCCATTTAACGGAAGGAGGTACTGGGCTGATTCCCAGTCAGTTTctggaagaaaagagaaaagcaTTTGTTCCTAAAGACCTGGATGGAGCAG gaatcttATGTGGAACAATAACTGgtaaaaaga agaaaaaaatgatgtACCTCACTGCCAAGAATGCAG AGTTTGATCGGCATGAGCTTCAGATCTACGAGGAAGTGGCACGTATGCCGCCATTTCAGAGGAAAACCCTCATTCTGATTGGAGCGCAAGGAGTGGGGCGTCGTAGCCTGAAAAACAGACTAGTTGTACTACATCCCACCCGCTTTGGTACCACTGTACCAC ACACGTCTCGGCGGCCTCGCAATGATGAGCAAGATGGTCAGTCATATAGATTTGTAACACGTCTAGAGATGGAGATGGACATCAAAGCGGGCCGGTACCTGGAACACGGAGAGTACGACGGCAACCTGTATGGTACTAAAATCGACTCCATCCATGAGGTGGTGAACACCGGCCGCACATGTATTCTGGATGTCAATCCCCAA GCTCTGAAGGTGCTAAAAACCGCAGAGTTCATGCCATATGTGGTGTTCATCGCAGCGCCAGAGTTCGACACACTGAAGGCTATGCACAAAGCTGTGGTTGATGCTGGACTCACCACCAAACAGCTCACA GATGTGGACCTGAAGAAGACCGTGGATGAAAGCGCTCGTATCCTGCGGGCTTATAGACACTACTTTGACCTCATCATTGTCAATGACAACCTAGACTGTGCATTTGAGAAACTACAGTCGGCCGTGGACCAGCTCTGCACTGAACCACAGTGGGTTCCAGTGAGCTGGGTTTACTAA